One stretch of Siphonobacter curvatus DNA includes these proteins:
- a CDS encoding amidohydrolase family protein codes for MKKILFTVLAFSTLLKTAQAQNEAAAKPQTNPIALTGGTIHVGTGEVIQNGTVVFEKGKITYVGSGTPSLPAGTQSISVTGKHVYPGLISPSNQLGLVEIASVRATNDQQEVGDYTPNVRALIAYNTDSEVIPTVRGNGILLTQATPVGGVISGMSSVMQLDGWNWEDAVLKKDDGVHLNWPGYFRRGYNFETGSFSVGKNDRREEQFRELEKFFGDAIAYAQIPANDPVNMKLEAMRGLFDGTKNLYIAADYGKEIIEAVRFAKAKGVKKVVIIGGEESLMAADFLKENNVSIIVNTTHRLPNRTDDDTDLPYKLPYLLSQKGLTVGLGYVGLNWRTRNLPFLAGTVGGHGMTPEEALKLVTLNNAKILGIDKMVGSLEKGKHATLIVSAGDILDMRTAKVEQAYVQGKSINLDDKQKRLYRTFSEKYSK; via the coding sequence ATGAAGAAAATACTATTCACAGTACTGGCGTTCAGTACTTTATTGAAAACGGCTCAGGCTCAGAACGAGGCGGCGGCCAAGCCACAGACGAATCCCATCGCTCTGACGGGCGGTACCATTCACGTGGGGACGGGCGAGGTTATCCAGAACGGAACCGTCGTTTTTGAAAAGGGAAAAATTACGTACGTCGGCAGCGGTACGCCGAGTCTGCCCGCGGGTACGCAAAGCATTTCTGTAACGGGGAAACACGTGTATCCCGGCCTGATTTCGCCCTCTAATCAGCTGGGGCTGGTGGAAATTGCTTCCGTACGGGCGACCAACGATCAGCAAGAAGTAGGGGACTATACCCCTAACGTCCGGGCTTTGATTGCCTATAATACCGATTCCGAAGTAATTCCGACGGTTCGCGGAAACGGCATTCTACTCACACAGGCGACGCCCGTGGGTGGCGTAATCTCCGGCATGTCGTCGGTCATGCAGCTCGATGGCTGGAACTGGGAAGATGCTGTACTGAAGAAAGATGACGGCGTGCATCTCAACTGGCCAGGCTACTTCCGCCGGGGCTACAACTTCGAGACAGGCTCTTTCAGCGTAGGTAAAAACGACCGCCGCGAAGAGCAGTTCCGGGAGCTAGAGAAGTTTTTCGGCGATGCCATTGCCTATGCTCAGATTCCGGCCAATGATCCCGTAAATATGAAACTGGAAGCCATGCGGGGCCTGTTCGATGGGACGAAAAACCTGTACATCGCCGCTGATTACGGCAAAGAAATCATTGAAGCCGTACGCTTTGCCAAAGCCAAAGGTGTGAAGAAAGTTGTCATCATTGGGGGCGAAGAATCACTCATGGCGGCTGATTTCCTGAAAGAAAATAACGTGTCGATTATCGTCAATACCACGCACCGACTGCCCAACCGTACGGACGACGACACGGATTTACCCTATAAATTACCCTATCTGCTCAGTCAGAAAGGTTTGACGGTAGGTTTGGGTTACGTCGGACTAAACTGGCGTACGCGAAACCTGCCCTTTCTGGCGGGTACGGTAGGCGGTCACGGCATGACACCCGAAGAGGCTTTGAAGCTGGTTACGCTTAATAACGCCAAAATTCTCGGTATTGATAAAATGGTGGGTTCCCTGGAAAAAGGCAAACACGCAACCCTGATCGTTTCCGCAGGAGACATTCTGGATATGCGGACGGCGAAAGTGGAGCAGGCCTATGTACAGGGCAAATCCATCAACCTGGATGATAAACAGAAACGCTTGTACCGCACATTCTCGGAGAAATACAGCAAGTAA
- a CDS encoding sensor histidine kinase: protein MLIRNKLIILFTLLTMGVLGLFSTFLYSTFSLYRQVIFRTRLTEKAQTAASLLINRRHQFDDFFDQLMQSDMLTIVDEHIMIFDERGTMVYTNRRGRPTPGVLNFIKTLKTPLPIYVALDENEAVGMVHQDSNRVFRVVAMGYDQVGFTRLIMLRQLMLWGNLGSVILLVAVGYVFSRRVLRPISKAMDEVDMISVQHLDRRLDEGNRRDEIARLAMTFNEMLNRLQKSFEAQRSFVSHASHELRTPLTNMLGTLQISHDYDEDPKELKASMASTMEEIRQLISLTNSLLSLARTGEGLVGLEVISVDDCVTNALTHLHNKYPNRQIRYDFGLLPEDTTTFFETYGNMSLLTTCILNVIDNACKYSDGPVEVLLSQEKMIILSVRDYGQGISETDLPHLMEPFFRSNEVSNVSGFGIGLAVVQKIISLHGGTIQFQSQVGKGTTVTLKLPTTSSLKTADEEKQ, encoded by the coding sequence ATGTTGATTCGTAACAAACTCATCATCCTCTTTACGCTGCTGACCATGGGCGTACTGGGGTTATTTTCAACGTTCCTGTATTCGACGTTTTCGCTGTATAGGCAGGTCATTTTCCGCACTCGCCTTACCGAAAAAGCCCAGACGGCGGCGAGTCTGCTGATTAACCGTCGCCATCAGTTTGACGACTTTTTCGATCAACTCATGCAGAGCGATATGCTTACCATTGTGGATGAGCACATCATGATTTTTGACGAAAGGGGTACGATGGTGTATACCAACCGTCGAGGGAGACCTACGCCGGGCGTACTGAATTTCATCAAAACCCTGAAAACGCCGCTACCGATATACGTTGCTTTGGATGAAAACGAAGCCGTAGGCATGGTCCACCAGGATTCGAATCGGGTATTCCGCGTGGTAGCGATGGGCTACGATCAGGTGGGCTTTACGCGTCTGATTATGCTGCGTCAGCTCATGCTCTGGGGTAATCTAGGTAGTGTGATCTTGCTGGTGGCGGTAGGGTACGTCTTTTCTCGTCGGGTTTTACGGCCCATTTCCAAAGCGATGGACGAAGTGGATATGATTTCGGTACAGCATCTGGACCGACGGCTCGACGAGGGGAACCGTCGCGACGAAATTGCCCGACTGGCTATGACCTTTAACGAAATGCTCAATCGCCTACAGAAGTCGTTTGAAGCCCAGCGAAGTTTCGTGTCCCATGCCTCGCACGAGCTGCGTACGCCGTTGACGAATATGCTCGGTACACTTCAGATTTCGCACGATTACGACGAAGATCCCAAGGAACTCAAGGCCTCGATGGCCTCGACGATGGAAGAAATCCGGCAGTTAATCTCGCTGACGAATAGCTTGCTTTCCTTAGCTCGTACGGGGGAAGGGCTGGTGGGGCTGGAAGTGATTTCGGTGGATGACTGCGTAACCAATGCCCTGACGCATCTACATAACAAGTATCCCAATCGCCAGATTCGCTACGATTTTGGTCTTTTACCCGAGGATACCACCACGTTTTTTGAAACGTATGGCAATATGTCCTTACTAACCACCTGTATTCTAAATGTGATTGATAATGCCTGTAAGTATTCCGACGGACCGGTAGAAGTATTATTGAGCCAGGAAAAGATGATTATCCTTTCTGTACGGGATTACGGGCAAGGGATCAGTGAGACCGATCTGCCGCATTTGATGGAGCCCTTCTTTCGTAGTAATGAGGTCTCGAACGTTAGTGGATTTGGTATCGGGTTGGCCGTAGTACAGAAGATTATTAGTCTGCACGGTGGTACGATTCAGTTTCAGTCGCAGGTTGGGAAGGGAACGACGGTTACGTTAAAACTCCCCACCACGTCAAGTTTGAAAACTGCCGATGAGGAAAAGCAATAA
- a CDS encoding response regulator, giving the protein MKVLIVEDEPKLAAFVKRGLEAEAFEAQVAYDGLIGQKMALNDSFDVIILDVNLPYVNGFDLVKKIRNEGINTPVLMLTALGELEDKVTGLDSGADDYLVKPFEFRELLARLRSLHRRSQAGPMTQHVLQVADLELDLEEKVARRGGKRIDLTAKEFSLLEYLMRNRGRVVSRVDIAEKVWDLHFDTGTNTIEVYINFLRKKVDKDFSQRLIHTVIGMGYVLREEGV; this is encoded by the coding sequence ATGAAAGTACTAATCGTAGAGGATGAACCTAAATTGGCGGCTTTTGTCAAACGAGGATTGGAAGCGGAGGCCTTTGAAGCACAAGTTGCCTACGATGGATTAATTGGTCAGAAAATGGCCTTGAACGATTCCTTTGATGTGATTATTCTGGACGTCAATTTGCCTTACGTGAATGGCTTTGACTTAGTCAAGAAAATCCGAAACGAAGGAATCAATACTCCCGTGCTCATGCTGACGGCACTGGGCGAGCTGGAGGACAAAGTCACCGGCCTCGATTCAGGAGCGGATGATTATCTGGTGAAACCCTTTGAATTCCGGGAATTACTGGCTCGTCTGCGTTCGCTGCATCGTCGTAGTCAGGCAGGCCCGATGACGCAACACGTACTGCAGGTAGCGGATCTGGAGCTAGATCTAGAAGAAAAGGTAGCCCGCCGGGGTGGGAAGCGAATCGATCTTACTGCGAAGGAATTCAGCCTGCTCGAGTACCTAATGCGAAATCGGGGACGGGTCGTTTCCCGGGTGGATATTGCCGAAAAAGTCTGGGATCTCCATTTTGATACTGGTACCAATACCATTGAGGTATACATTAATTTCCTGCGTAAGAAAGTCGATAAAGACTTCTCCCAGCGGCTCATTCATACCGTCATTGGTATGGGTTACGTGCTACGGGAAGAGGGTGTATAG
- a CDS encoding amidohydrolase family protein encodes MKKRVLFWLCLVLCGVRSMAQTPTFPTNGVQDDRPNRVAFTNATIVTNAQTTLEGATLLIKGALIEAVGKDVKIPAGTQVIDLKGKRIYPSFVEGYAAYGMPEVKREAGRMGRGTPQMESKKKGAFGWNQAVLPELKAAEVFTTDAKEAAELRKIGFGSAITHSQDGIVRGTSALVALLDGRDQEALLKGNVSAHYSYSKGTSTQDYPNSLMGSVALIRQTYYDAQWYKGLKGKTETNLSLEAFNQNQSLPQVFEVTDKLGVLRTAKIGREFGVNYIIKGSGDEYQRLPEIKATGLSLILPVTYPTALDVEDPFDASVVDLAAMKHWEMAPANAGLLAKEGITFSFTSSGLRNKADFLANIRKAIEAGLDEKAALAALTSVPAQLMKVEDLVGSLKPGMLANFLISSGSLFNESNTLYENWVKGNRYIVTDMNASDFRGSYDLAVGSRQNLKLNITGTTDKPTYQILVDTAKVTPKVTRQGDLLTLSFKLNKQETGENRIAAYYDGKNIKGDGFDAAGNPVTFVATYRSAPPVGRPHPDSARKATAPMGKLIFPFTAYGAEQKPKAETILIKNATVWTNEKDGIVPNTDVLLQNGKIARVGKSLSTPSGAKVIDGTGKHLTTGIFDEHSHIGLYSVNEGTQSVTSEVRMGDVVNSEDVNIYRQLAGGVTSSQLLHGSANCIGGQSAVIKLKWGETPENLLIPEAQFIKFALGENVKQANWGDVARVRFPQTRMGVEQVMMDAFIRAKAYEKEWKEYNGSSKKASMTAPRRDLELDALVEILNKKRFITCHSYVQSEINMLMKVADSLGFTINTFTHILEGYKVADKMKSHGANGSTFSDWWAYKMEVKDAIPYNAAMLSKVGVNTAINSDDAEMARRLNQEAAKTVLYGGVSEEEAWKMVTLNPAKMMHLENRLGSIKAGKDADVVLWNNNPLSVYAKPEKTIIEGAIYFDIEKDKTLRKEIDTERNRLIQKLLTAKASGAATQRPTVQRPRHFHCNTLGGLSEEEGHMRFFGQFNCDGSCGF; translated from the coding sequence ATGAAGAAACGAGTACTTTTCTGGCTATGCCTCGTCCTTTGCGGCGTCCGAAGCATGGCTCAAACGCCAACGTTCCCCACGAATGGCGTACAGGACGACCGCCCCAATCGGGTCGCGTTTACGAATGCAACCATTGTGACCAATGCCCAGACTACGTTGGAAGGGGCTACGCTGCTCATCAAAGGTGCATTGATCGAAGCCGTAGGCAAAGACGTAAAAATTCCGGCAGGTACGCAGGTCATTGATCTCAAAGGCAAGCGGATTTATCCTTCGTTCGTGGAAGGCTATGCCGCCTACGGTATGCCCGAGGTCAAGCGTGAAGCGGGCCGCATGGGTCGCGGAACGCCGCAGATGGAATCAAAAAAGAAAGGAGCCTTTGGCTGGAATCAGGCGGTACTGCCGGAACTAAAGGCCGCTGAAGTATTCACTACGGATGCCAAAGAAGCCGCGGAATTACGTAAAATCGGTTTTGGCTCCGCCATCACGCATTCCCAGGACGGAATCGTTCGGGGGACGTCCGCACTGGTGGCCCTGCTCGATGGTCGTGATCAGGAAGCATTACTGAAAGGCAACGTTTCGGCCCATTATTCGTATTCCAAAGGAACCTCGACGCAGGATTACCCCAACTCGCTCATGGGTTCGGTAGCCCTGATTCGTCAGACGTATTACGACGCTCAGTGGTACAAAGGGCTGAAAGGCAAAACGGAAACGAACCTTTCGCTGGAAGCTTTCAACCAGAACCAGTCCTTACCGCAGGTTTTTGAAGTAACCGACAAGCTGGGCGTCTTGCGTACGGCGAAAATCGGAAGAGAGTTCGGCGTGAATTACATCATCAAAGGCAGCGGCGATGAGTATCAACGACTGCCCGAAATCAAAGCGACGGGACTATCGCTGATTCTGCCCGTAACGTATCCGACGGCTTTGGATGTAGAAGATCCCTTCGATGCCAGCGTGGTCGATTTAGCCGCGATGAAACACTGGGAAATGGCTCCCGCCAACGCGGGTTTACTGGCGAAAGAAGGCATTACGTTCAGCTTCACTTCGTCGGGATTACGCAACAAAGCCGATTTCCTGGCCAACATTCGTAAAGCCATCGAAGCGGGTTTGGACGAAAAAGCAGCTCTGGCGGCTCTAACTTCCGTACCCGCTCAATTGATGAAAGTGGAAGATCTGGTGGGTAGTCTGAAACCGGGTATGCTGGCGAATTTTCTGATCTCTTCGGGCAGCCTATTCAACGAATCGAATACGCTATACGAAAACTGGGTGAAAGGAAATCGCTACATCGTAACGGATATGAACGCCAGCGATTTCCGGGGTTCGTATGATCTCGCCGTAGGCTCACGTCAGAACCTGAAACTGAACATTACGGGTACGACCGATAAACCAACCTATCAGATTTTGGTGGATACGGCAAAGGTGACGCCGAAAGTAACCCGTCAGGGCGATCTGCTGACCCTTTCGTTCAAGCTCAACAAACAGGAAACGGGTGAAAACCGGATTGCGGCGTACTACGATGGCAAGAATATTAAAGGCGATGGCTTCGATGCGGCGGGTAATCCCGTGACCTTCGTGGCGACGTACCGTTCGGCTCCGCCCGTGGGTCGGCCCCATCCGGATTCAGCTCGTAAAGCCACAGCTCCGATGGGTAAGCTGATTTTCCCCTTTACGGCTTACGGTGCCGAACAAAAGCCTAAAGCCGAAACGATTCTGATCAAGAACGCCACGGTCTGGACGAACGAAAAAGATGGAATCGTACCCAATACGGACGTGCTGTTGCAAAACGGCAAGATTGCCCGCGTAGGCAAGAGCCTTTCTACCCCCTCGGGTGCGAAAGTGATTGACGGTACGGGCAAACACCTTACCACCGGAATTTTCGACGAGCACTCGCACATTGGTCTGTATTCGGTGAACGAAGGCACGCAGTCCGTCACTTCGGAAGTACGGATGGGCGACGTAGTCAACTCGGAAGACGTGAACATTTACCGTCAGTTGGCGGGTGGCGTAACGTCCTCGCAACTATTGCACGGTTCGGCCAACTGTATTGGTGGACAATCGGCGGTCATTAAGCTAAAATGGGGTGAAACGCCCGAAAACTTATTGATTCCCGAAGCTCAGTTCATCAAGTTTGCTTTGGGTGAGAACGTGAAGCAGGCCAACTGGGGCGATGTTGCCCGCGTACGTTTCCCACAAACTCGAATGGGCGTGGAGCAGGTCATGATGGATGCTTTCATTCGGGCCAAAGCTTACGAGAAGGAGTGGAAAGAGTACAATGGTTCTTCCAAAAAGGCCAGTATGACGGCTCCCCGTCGCGATCTGGAACTCGATGCCTTGGTAGAAATTCTGAACAAGAAACGGTTCATTACCTGCCACTCGTACGTACAGTCGGAGATCAATATGCTAATGAAAGTGGCCGATTCGCTGGGCTTTACTATCAATACTTTTACGCACATTCTGGAAGGTTATAAAGTAGCCGATAAGATGAAAAGCCACGGAGCAAACGGTTCGACGTTCTCCGACTGGTGGGCGTACAAGATGGAAGTGAAAGACGCCATTCCGTACAACGCCGCGATGCTTTCGAAAGTGGGCGTGAATACGGCCATTAACTCGGATGACGCCGAAATGGCTCGTCGTCTGAATCAGGAAGCGGCTAAAACGGTACTTTACGGCGGTGTGTCCGAAGAAGAGGCCTGGAAAATGGTAACTCTGAATCCTGCGAAAATGATGCACCTAGAGAACCGTCTGGGTAGTATCAAAGCCGGTAAGGACGCCGACGTAGTACTCTGGAATAACAACCCGTTGTCGGTATACGCCAAACCCGAAAAGACCATTATCGAAGGAGCAATTTATTTTGATATCGAAAAGGATAAAACGCTACGGAAAGAAATCGATACGGAACGCAACCGTCTGATTCAGAAGTTACTGACGGCCAAAGCCAGCGGTGCCGCTACGCAACGCCCCACGGTACAGCGTCCGCGTCACTTCCACTGCAACACGCTCGGTGGTTTGTCGGAAGAAGAAGGCCACATGCGTTTCTTCGGTCAGTTCAACTGCGATGGTTCCTGTGGTTTTTAA
- a CDS encoding polysaccharide deacetylase family protein — protein MQAVTLTFDLEEFDIPEEYGQTVPDSEQMEVTRRGTEALLALLAAYNIKATFFTTGHYARVNPDLLKAVARDHEIASHALYHSPRHIFEMDDVRQSREILEELTGQPVTGFRMPRLQPFDRGKLRAYGFQYDASVNPTYLPGRYNLLHENPQPHVQDGLIELPSSTTPLLRLPLFWLSFKNLPPALFRYWAVRTLQRRKVLMLYFHPWEFTDIQAYPLPGYVKRVDGEALLARLEKLIQTLQRQGASFMTCQEYIRTNMV, from the coding sequence ATGCAGGCGGTTACGCTGACTTTTGATCTCGAAGAATTTGATATTCCCGAAGAGTACGGGCAGACCGTACCCGATTCGGAGCAGATGGAGGTGACCCGACGAGGAACCGAAGCCTTACTGGCCTTGCTGGCGGCGTACAACATCAAGGCTACTTTTTTCACGACCGGTCACTACGCCCGGGTCAATCCGGACTTACTAAAGGCGGTGGCCCGCGATCATGAAATCGCTTCACACGCTTTGTATCATTCACCCCGGCACATCTTTGAGATGGACGATGTCCGGCAATCCAGGGAAATTCTGGAAGAACTGACGGGGCAGCCGGTTACGGGTTTTCGTATGCCCCGTCTACAGCCCTTTGATCGGGGGAAATTGCGGGCGTATGGGTTTCAGTACGATGCTTCCGTCAATCCGACGTACTTACCCGGACGGTACAATCTGCTGCACGAAAATCCGCAACCGCACGTGCAGGATGGACTTATTGAATTACCCAGTTCCACGACGCCCTTGTTGCGATTACCCTTATTTTGGCTATCGTTCAAAAACCTGCCCCCGGCTCTATTTCGGTACTGGGCTGTACGGACCTTACAAAGACGTAAGGTCCTGATGTTGTACTTCCATCCCTGGGAATTCACGGATATTCAGGCGTATCCATTACCTGGGTACGTAAAGCGAGTGGATGGCGAAGCTTTGCTGGCCCGCCTTGAAAAGTTGATCCAGACGCTACAGAGGCAGGGAGCCTCTTTCATGACTTGTCAGGAGTATATCCGGACAAATATGGTCTGA
- a CDS encoding glycosyltransferase family 2 protein, with the protein MQELRAVLPAYELEFILSNDGSTRLQAEEVNRITQQEGIIFLNHPQNEGKGSCIRKGAAYSHGEFIVYTDIDFPFGIDPIVQMVSLLHDNPSCQFVYGARTKSYFKQLPLKRKVISYGLKMLNSLLLSPKTKDTQAGIKALKREVLQDLLLTQTNSFVFEIEYMSKLMRKKVGIQSIPVQPEPNLIFTDFSSKTIWRELMNLVWIYAHRRVEAVPQPTIRTNHSSETYAGGYADF; encoded by the coding sequence ATGCAGGAACTGCGAGCAGTTTTACCGGCGTACGAACTCGAGTTTATCCTTTCCAATGACGGTTCCACTCGTTTGCAGGCGGAAGAAGTCAACCGCATCACTCAGCAAGAAGGAATCATCTTTCTGAATCACCCGCAGAACGAAGGCAAAGGTTCCTGCATTCGAAAGGGGGCCGCGTATTCGCACGGCGAATTCATTGTGTATACCGATATTGACTTTCCCTTTGGTATTGATCCCATTGTACAAATGGTTTCGCTCTTGCACGATAATCCAAGCTGTCAGTTTGTGTACGGAGCCCGCACGAAAAGTTACTTCAAACAATTACCGCTGAAGCGAAAGGTTATTTCGTACGGCCTTAAAATGCTGAATAGTTTGCTGTTATCCCCCAAAACAAAGGATACGCAAGCGGGTATTAAAGCGTTGAAACGTGAAGTGCTACAGGATTTACTACTGACACAAACCAATTCGTTTGTATTCGAAATCGAATATATGTCTAAGCTGATGCGGAAAAAGGTGGGAATTCAATCCATTCCCGTACAGCCTGAACCGAACCTGATCTTTACGGATTTTTCCAGTAAAACCATTTGGCGGGAATTAATGAATTTAGTCTGGATTTACGCCCATCGCCGGGTTGAAGCAGTTCCGCAGCCAACCATTCGTACCAACCATTCATCCGAAACGTATGCAGGCGGTTACGCTGACTTTTGA
- a CDS encoding RNA polymerase sigma factor, with protein MQTVTFQPENRFGTFNAIVKVYERKLNYHIRRYVRDPEDARDVTQDALLKIWQGLPNFRGDSQLFSWMYRIATHEALNFLRRQKHQVGIPADTELMENRPVFADVDTTWNGEEVTIWLKQAIDALPEKQQMVFRLRYFKELPYEEIATQTGTSVGALKANYHLAVQKVERFILSRRNDF; from the coding sequence ATGCAAACGGTCACTTTCCAGCCTGAAAATCGTTTCGGTACCTTCAATGCCATCGTGAAAGTATACGAGCGTAAATTGAATTATCACATCCGCCGCTACGTTCGCGATCCGGAAGACGCCCGTGACGTTACGCAGGACGCCCTACTTAAGATATGGCAGGGGTTGCCCAATTTTCGGGGTGATTCACAACTATTTAGCTGGATGTATCGCATTGCGACGCACGAGGCTTTAAATTTTTTACGTCGACAAAAGCATCAGGTGGGCATTCCAGCAGATACGGAGCTAATGGAAAACCGACCCGTATTTGCCGACGTAGATACGACCTGGAACGGCGAAGAAGTGACCATTTGGCTTAAGCAGGCCATTGACGCTCTACCCGAAAAACAGCAGATGGTTTTCCGTCTGCGGTACTTTAAAGAATTACCCTACGAAGAAATTGCTACCCAAACGGGAACGTCGGTAGGAGCCCTAAAGGCGAATTATCACCTGGCAGTTCAGAAAGTAGAACGGTTTATCTTAAGCCGTCGGAATGACTTTTAA
- a CDS encoding NAD(P)-dependent alcohol dehydrogenase, whose product MKAAVLESYGSADQFKIKEVSTPDFKEGQILIRNEASSVNPVDALVRSGTLKLASGLFGPQIIGSDFSGTVVATKSQKFKIGDQVFGHVSPITGGAYAEYVAVDDNVAVLKPENISYEEAGSLSLVATTAWQGLVDEGKIEAGDHVLINGCTGGVGSIAVQVAKSWGATVTGLCSGKNVEIARELGCDIVIDYEKEPIPPTEKYDLIFDASGKFSFSEVKGHLKDDAYYVTTRPEAKDFGSAVETGIDLLFRKQMKMFMAKPNAEDLEKIKLLLEDGHLKPLVAQTFPLEQIAQAHYKLEEGHFVGKVAIKIS is encoded by the coding sequence ATGAAAGCAGCAGTTTTAGAATCATATGGTTCCGCCGATCAGTTCAAAATCAAGGAAGTATCTACCCCTGATTTCAAAGAAGGGCAAATTCTTATTCGTAATGAAGCCTCATCGGTTAATCCAGTTGACGCACTGGTACGGTCGGGTACACTGAAACTAGCTTCCGGTTTATTCGGTCCACAAATTATTGGCAGCGATTTCAGCGGTACCGTTGTGGCGACTAAATCTCAAAAGTTTAAAATTGGCGATCAGGTATTCGGCCACGTCAGTCCAATCACGGGCGGAGCATACGCCGAATACGTAGCCGTGGACGACAACGTTGCGGTACTGAAGCCAGAAAATATTTCGTATGAAGAAGCGGGCTCCCTGTCGCTAGTCGCTACGACGGCCTGGCAGGGGCTCGTCGATGAAGGAAAAATTGAAGCTGGGGATCATGTACTCATCAATGGCTGTACGGGTGGCGTGGGGAGCATAGCCGTACAAGTGGCCAAAAGCTGGGGGGCAACGGTCACGGGTTTGTGCAGCGGAAAAAATGTGGAAATCGCCCGTGAATTAGGTTGCGATATCGTAATCGATTATGAGAAGGAACCCATTCCGCCCACTGAAAAATATGATCTAATTTTTGATGCGTCGGGTAAGTTTTCGTTTTCCGAAGTGAAAGGCCATTTAAAAGATGACGCCTATTACGTAACCACGCGGCCCGAAGCCAAAGATTTCGGCAGTGCCGTAGAAACGGGTATTGATTTGTTATTCCGTAAACAGATGAAAATGTTTATGGCTAAACCTAATGCCGAGGATTTGGAAAAAATCAAATTGCTCCTGGAAGACGGACATCTCAAACCACTGGTGGCCCAAACCTTCCCACTCGAACAAATTGCTCAGGCTCACTACAAACTCGAAGAAGGACATTTTGTGGGGAAAGTGGCGATAAAGATTAGTTAG
- a CDS encoding glycosyltransferase family 87 protein — MKAIKAFFSKEGTVLLSFLLLGGIIGVQHIFEGPKSYNNYLIFRQSFLHLLAGTNPYVEYPSEYFDIFLYHPSFTLFFSPFSYLPIWIGLIIWTVISSYVLFYAIRSLPITHSQKLFCWWFVFIELSFALHYQQTNPLITALGLLTFSNLENGKTGRAALFPLLAFCIKGYGLIFAALFIFYPRPGRYIASSVGWFLLLNLLPLPVLGWDRFLEVYQQWVACLQADYKVNYGFSIMGLLKLIWPAFQAVSTVQILGVLLLAATWSIYWLKSRVQPLNLTTRLSLLAYVLLWVILFNHAAESQTYIIAVQGAALYILLEKERYPRWATLCTLLVFFLTVLSASDVYPPLWRRAFFYPYLIKVIPCTLVWFVLQFELISRGLQQRKHRISESQYRSPVL, encoded by the coding sequence ATGAAAGCTATCAAAGCATTCTTTTCAAAAGAAGGAACGGTGCTTCTGAGTTTTTTGCTGCTCGGTGGAATTATTGGTGTGCAGCATATTTTTGAAGGGCCCAAATCCTATAACAACTACCTGATTTTCAGGCAGTCTTTCCTGCACCTATTGGCTGGCACGAATCCCTATGTCGAGTATCCTTCCGAGTACTTCGATATTTTTCTGTACCATCCCAGTTTTACGCTGTTTTTTAGTCCATTTTCCTATCTGCCTATCTGGATTGGTTTAATTATCTGGACTGTAATCAGTTCCTACGTACTTTTTTACGCGATTCGTTCGCTTCCCATCACGCATTCGCAAAAGCTATTTTGCTGGTGGTTTGTTTTCATCGAGCTCAGTTTCGCTCTGCACTACCAGCAAACCAATCCGCTCATCACGGCACTGGGGTTGCTGACTTTTTCAAATCTGGAAAACGGAAAAACGGGTAGAGCGGCTTTGTTTCCGCTGTTGGCATTCTGTATCAAGGGCTATGGACTCATTTTCGCGGCTCTGTTTATCTTTTATCCCCGACCCGGTCGATACATCGCTAGTTCAGTAGGCTGGTTTTTATTATTAAATCTGTTACCCTTGCCAGTACTGGGTTGGGATCGGTTTCTGGAAGTGTACCAACAGTGGGTCGCCTGTCTGCAAGCGGATTATAAAGTAAACTACGGCTTTTCAATCATGGGTTTGCTGAAGCTAATCTGGCCCGCGTTTCAGGCCGTTAGCACCGTACAGATCCTGGGCGTGTTGCTACTGGCAGCAACCTGGAGTATCTACTGGCTGAAATCACGGGTTCAGCCCTTGAATCTAACGACCCGTTTAAGTTTACTGGCTTATGTACTGCTCTGGGTAATTCTGTTTAATCACGCGGCCGAATCACAGACGTATATCATTGCCGTTCAAGGTGCGGCCCTGTACATTTTACTCGAAAAAGAACGATATCCCCGTTGGGCGACTCTCTGCACACTACTGGTATTTTTTCTAACCGTTCTCTCGGCTTCCGATGTTTATCCGCCCCTGTGGCGAAGAGCATTCTTCTACCCTTATCTCATTAAGGTGATCCCCTGCACGCTGGTCTGGTTTGTTTTACAATTTGAATTAATTAGTCGTGGGCTTCAACAACGTAAGCACCGAATCTCAGAAAGTCAGTATCGTTCTCCCGTGCTATAA